Proteins found in one Prochlorothrix hollandica PCC 9006 = CALU 1027 genomic segment:
- a CDS encoding AAA family ATPase has translation MLKKIHIQRFRCFENLQVHPFSRLNLIGGKNNAGKTALLEALFFLTTGTALAALRLKAGRRESSELMKQIPDQTWIGFFHNQDASTPIELCGYDQEQKVKSLRLSLETSIEVLISSGQSSLHEDFQDFIEFVTTHSKPPSALVATLIQGEKEPHQTSLIATRKGILNLRDSDIPDPLIIPSGLRTDTEDLTKAFDLARLQEKDDLVLQLFQILDPAIERIESFSIGEPNLYLKRKGQPRLPICLFGDAINRLADIALKIVHHPSSAIFIDEIENGLHYSNQKAFWRGLFQLCQELDIQIFATTHSLEMITAFTQAGLESEPEQFAYFELARHAKTQKIVAIHRNLDTLNYTLQAEQGQGVRGE, from the coding sequence ATGCTAAAGAAAATCCATATCCAAAGATTTCGCTGCTTCGAGAATCTTCAGGTTCATCCCTTCTCGCGTCTGAATCTCATCGGTGGCAAGAATAATGCCGGGAAAACTGCTTTACTTGAAGCCCTCTTCTTCCTCACCACCGGCACTGCCCTAGCTGCCCTACGTTTGAAAGCGGGACGGCGCGAATCATCCGAACTGATGAAGCAGATCCCTGATCAAACCTGGATTGGTTTTTTTCATAATCAGGATGCTTCAACCCCCATAGAACTATGTGGCTACGATCAAGAACAAAAGGTCAAGTCACTTAGGCTGAGTCTGGAAACGTCGATTGAAGTTTTAATTTCATCAGGTCAATCATCTCTTCATGAAGACTTTCAAGACTTCATTGAATTTGTCACAACTCATTCTAAACCTCCCTCAGCGTTGGTAGCTACCCTAATACAAGGTGAGAAAGAGCCGCATCAGACTTCTCTAATTGCAACGCGAAAGGGAATCCTCAATCTACGAGACAGTGATATACCAGATCCATTGATTATTCCTTCTGGCCTAAGAACAGATACTGAGGATCTGACTAAAGCATTTGATCTGGCGCGGCTTCAGGAAAAAGACGATCTAGTACTTCAGCTATTTCAGATTCTAGATCCTGCCATTGAGAGAATCGAAAGTTTCTCGATCGGGGAACCAAACCTATATCTAAAACGCAAAGGTCAGCCCAGATTACCCATCTGCCTATTTGGTGATGCCATCAACCGACTGGCAGACATTGCCCTTAAGATTGTCCACCATCCATCAAGTGCTATCTTCATTGATGAAATTGAGAATGGTCTTCATTACAGTAACCAGAAAGCCTTCTGGCGGGGTCTCTTTCAACTCTGCCAAGAGCTAGATATTCAGATTTTTGCAACAACCCACAGCTTGGAAATGATCACAGCTTTTACCCAGGCGGGTCTTGAGTCTGAGCCAGAACAGTTTGCCTACTTCGAGCTAGCCCGTCACGCGAAGACCCAGAAGATTGTTGCAATTCACCGCAATCTCGACACTTTAAACTACACCTTACAGGCAGAGCAGGGTCAGGGAGTTCGGGGAGAGTAG
- a CDS encoding magnesium chelatase subunit H has product MFTQVKPTVRHITPDDLNGRTLVKVVYVVLEPQYQSSLSAAVRAINKTNPDVAIEIIGYLIEELRSADNYEALKKDIAEANIFIASLIFIEDLADKLVEAVAPHRDRLDAAIVFPSMPQVMRLNKLGTFSMAQLGQSKSAIGQFMKKRKEQSGASFQDGMLKLLRTLPKVLKYLPVEKAQDARSFMLGLQYWLGGSEENLTNFLLMITDKYIFKKEQSLADLKYAEPVVYPDMGIWHPLAPQMFEDIKEYLNWYQSRRDIDGKLKREDAPCIGLVLQRTHLVTGDNAHYVAIVQELEYMGARVIPVFAGGLDFSKPVDSYFFDPLNPHQAIVDTAVSLTGFALVGGPARQDHPKAIETLKKLNRPYMVALPLVFQTTEEWEESDLGLHPIQVALQIAIPELDGAIEPIVMSGRDGATGKAISLQDRVEAICQRAVKWANLRVKPKAEKKLAITVFSFPPDKGNVGTAAYLDVFGSIHRVMLAMKDQGYSIGEVPDTPEALMQAVIHDAQAQYASPELNVAYRMPVREYEQLTPYSERLEENWGPPPGHLNTDGENLLIYGQHFGNLFIGVQPTFGYEGDPMRLLFSRSASPHHGFAAYYTYLEQVWAADAVLHFGTHGSLEFMPGKQMGMSGLCYPDSLIGSIPNLYYYAANNPSEATIAKRRGYASTISYLTPPAENAGLYKGLKELSELIGSYQTLKDGSRGVAIVNSISDQARICNLDKDIQLPDGDAKDLTQEDRDNLVGLVYRKLMEIESRLLPCGLHVIGKPPTREEAVATLVNIASLDREEDGIWSLPTIIARSLGRNMEEVYRNADKGILTDVELLQEITLACRGAVGSLVTEQTDDEGRVSLLSRLNIFAKKAEKLDPWVKSLHDSGYQAVDAELLKPLFEFLQFCLEQVCADNELGGLLSALEGQYVLPGPGGDPIRNPKVLPTGKNIHALDPQSIPTTAAVQSAKVVVDRLLDRQKQENGGNYPETIACVLWGTDNIKTYGESLAQILWMVGVKPMPDSLGRINKLELISLEELGRPRVDVVVNCSGVFRDLFINQMALLDRAIKMAAEADEPLEMNFVRKHALKQAADMGINLREAATRVFSNASGSYSSNVNLAVENSTWENEGELQEMYLKRKSFAFNSDNPGVMDQARDLFEQSLSTAEATFQNLDSSEISLTDVSHYYDSDPTNVVAGLRKDGKKPAAYMADTTTANAQVRTLSETVRLDSRTKMLNPKWYEGMLSHGYEGVRELSKRLVHTMGWSATAGAVDNWVYEDANETFIKDEEMRKRLLNMNPNSFRKMVTTFLEANGRGYWETSEENLELLRDLYQEVEDRIEGIE; this is encoded by the coding sequence ATGTTCACCCAAGTCAAGCCAACCGTGCGCCACATCACGCCGGACGACTTGAACGGTCGCACCCTCGTTAAGGTGGTCTATGTTGTTCTGGAACCCCAGTATCAAAGTTCCCTCTCCGCAGCGGTGCGGGCCATCAACAAAACCAACCCCGATGTGGCCATTGAAATCATTGGCTACCTGATCGAGGAACTGCGCAGCGCCGATAACTACGAAGCCTTGAAGAAGGACATCGCCGAGGCCAATATCTTTATTGCTTCGTTGATTTTCATTGAAGACTTGGCGGATAAGTTGGTGGAAGCCGTGGCTCCCCACCGCGATCGCCTGGATGCGGCCATCGTCTTCCCCTCCATGCCCCAGGTCATGCGCCTCAACAAGCTGGGGACCTTCTCCATGGCCCAGTTAGGCCAATCCAAGAGCGCCATCGGCCAGTTCATGAAGAAGCGCAAGGAGCAGTCTGGCGCATCCTTCCAGGATGGGATGTTGAAGCTGCTGCGGACCCTGCCCAAGGTGCTGAAATACCTGCCCGTGGAAAAGGCCCAGGATGCCCGTAGCTTCATGTTGGGGCTGCAATATTGGCTGGGGGGTTCCGAGGAGAACCTGACCAACTTCCTGTTGATGATCACCGACAAATACATCTTTAAGAAAGAACAGAGTCTGGCGGATCTGAAGTACGCCGAGCCGGTGGTCTACCCCGACATGGGCATTTGGCACCCCCTGGCCCCCCAGATGTTCGAGGACATTAAGGAATACCTCAACTGGTACCAGTCCCGGCGGGATATTGATGGGAAGCTGAAGCGGGAGGATGCCCCCTGCATTGGTTTGGTGCTGCAACGCACCCACCTGGTGACCGGGGACAATGCCCACTATGTGGCGATCGTCCAGGAGTTGGAGTACATGGGGGCGCGGGTGATTCCCGTCTTTGCCGGGGGTCTGGACTTTTCCAAACCCGTGGATTCCTACTTCTTTGATCCCCTGAATCCCCACCAGGCCATCGTCGATACTGCCGTCTCCCTCACCGGCTTTGCGTTGGTGGGTGGACCCGCCCGCCAGGATCACCCCAAGGCGATCGAAACCCTCAAAAAACTGAACCGCCCCTACATGGTGGCCCTGCCCCTGGTGTTCCAAACCACGGAGGAGTGGGAAGAAAGCGATCTGGGGTTGCACCCGATCCAGGTGGCCCTGCAAATTGCTATTCCTGAATTGGATGGGGCGATCGAGCCGATCGTCATGTCCGGGCGGGACGGAGCCACCGGTAAGGCCATCTCCCTGCAAGATCGCGTCGAGGCCATCTGTCAGCGGGCGGTGAAGTGGGCCAATCTGCGGGTTAAGCCCAAAGCCGAGAAAAAGCTCGCCATTACGGTGTTTAGCTTTCCCCCCGACAAAGGGAACGTGGGTACTGCGGCCTATTTAGATGTGTTCGGATCCATCCACCGGGTCATGCTGGCCATGAAGGACCAGGGCTACAGCATCGGTGAGGTGCCCGACACCCCCGAAGCACTGATGCAGGCGGTGATCCACGATGCCCAGGCCCAGTACGCCAGCCCTGAGTTAAATGTGGCCTACCGGATGCCCGTGCGGGAATATGAGCAACTGACCCCCTATTCCGAGCGGCTAGAGGAAAACTGGGGACCGCCCCCCGGCCACCTCAACACCGATGGGGAAAACCTGCTGATCTATGGTCAGCACTTCGGCAACCTTTTCATTGGGGTGCAGCCCACCTTTGGCTATGAAGGGGATCCCATGCGGCTGCTATTTTCCCGATCGGCCAGCCCCCACCATGGTTTTGCCGCCTACTACACCTATCTGGAGCAGGTGTGGGCAGCGGATGCGGTGTTGCACTTCGGCACCCATGGTTCCCTGGAGTTTATGCCCGGTAAGCAAATGGGTATGTCCGGTCTCTGCTATCCCGACAGCTTGATTGGCAGCATTCCCAATCTCTACTACTACGCCGCCAATAACCCCAGCGAAGCGACGATCGCCAAGCGCCGGGGCTATGCCTCCACCATCAGCTACCTCACCCCCCCCGCTGAAAATGCCGGTCTCTACAAGGGCTTAAAGGAACTGAGCGAGTTGATTGGTTCCTACCAAACCCTCAAGGATGGGAGCCGGGGGGTTGCCATTGTTAACTCGATCTCCGATCAAGCCCGCATCTGCAACCTGGACAAAGACATTCAACTGCCCGATGGGGATGCCAAGGACCTGACCCAAGAGGATCGGGATAACTTGGTGGGGCTGGTGTACCGCAAGTTGATGGAAATTGAGTCCCGGCTCTTGCCCTGCGGTCTCCATGTCATCGGCAAACCCCCCACCCGGGAAGAAGCAGTGGCCACCTTGGTCAACATTGCCAGCCTCGATCGGGAAGAGGACGGCATCTGGAGCTTGCCCACCATCATTGCCCGGAGCCTGGGCCGCAACATGGAAGAGGTCTACCGCAATGCGGACAAGGGCATCCTCACCGATGTGGAACTACTCCAGGAAATCACCCTGGCCTGCCGTGGGGCAGTGGGTTCCCTGGTCACGGAGCAAACGGACGACGAAGGCCGGGTTTCCCTGCTGTCTCGCCTGAATATCTTCGCCAAAAAGGCAGAAAAGCTGGATCCTTGGGTTAAATCGCTCCATGACTCCGGCTACCAGGCTGTGGATGCTGAATTGCTCAAACCCCTGTTTGAGTTCCTCCAGTTCTGCCTAGAGCAGGTGTGCGCGGACAACGAGCTAGGGGGGCTGCTCAGTGCCCTGGAGGGTCAGTATGTGCTGCCGGGTCCTGGCGGTGACCCCATCCGTAACCCCAAGGTGCTGCCCACTGGCAAGAATATCCACGCCCTCGATCCCCAGTCCATCCCCACTACGGCGGCGGTGCAGTCGGCTAAGGTGGTGGTCGATCGCTTGCTCGATCGCCAGAAACAGGAAAACGGCGGGAACTATCCGGAGACGATCGCCTGTGTCCTCTGGGGCACCGACAACATCAAAACCTACGGGGAATCCCTGGCCCAAATCCTCTGGATGGTGGGGGTGAAGCCCATGCCCGACTCCCTGGGGCGCATCAACAAGCTGGAACTGATTTCCCTGGAAGAACTGGGGCGGCCCCGGGTCGATGTGGTGGTCAACTGTTCGGGGGTGTTCCGGGATCTGTTCATTAATCAAATGGCGTTGCTCGATCGGGCCATCAAAATGGCCGCTGAAGCCGATGAACCCCTGGAGATGAACTTTGTCCGCAAGCACGCCCTCAAGCAAGCGGCAGACATGGGCATTAATCTGCGGGAAGCGGCCACCCGCGTCTTCTCCAATGCCTCCGGATCCTATTCCTCCAATGTCAATTTGGCGGTGGAAAATAGCACCTGGGAAAATGAGGGGGAACTCCAGGAAATGTATCTGAAGCGCAAGTCGTTTGCCTTCAATTCCGACAATCCCGGTGTCATGGATCAGGCCCGCGACCTGTTTGAGCAGTCCCTCAGCACCGCCGAAGCCACGTTCCAAAACCTGGACTCGTCGGAAATCTCCCTCACTGATGTGTCCCACTACTACGACTCTGACCCCACCAATGTGGTGGCCGGGTTGCGCAAGGACGGCAAGAAGCCCGCTGCCTACATGGCGGATACGACGACGGCCAATGCCCAGGTGCGCACTTTGTCGGAAACGGTGCGCCTAGACTCCCGCACGAAAATGCTCAATCCTAAGTGGTATGAGGGGATGCTCTCCCACGGCTATGAGGGGGTGCGGGAACTTTCCAAGCGCCTGGTCCACACCATGGGCTGGTCCGCCACGGCGGGTGCGGTGGACAATTGGGTCTATGAGGACGCAAACGAAACCTTCATCAAGGATGAGGAAATGCGCAAGCGTTTGCTGAACATGAACCCCAACTCGTTCCGCAAAATGGTAACCACGTTCCTGGAGGCCAATGGTCGCGGCTATTGGGAAACCTCTGAGGAAAACCTGGAACTACTGCGGGATCTCTACCAAGAAGTGGAAGACCGCATCGAAGGCATCGAGTAA
- a CDS encoding P-II family nitrogen regulator, with translation MAKPAKKLVIVTEKLLLKKIAKIIDEAGATGYTVLETGGKGSRNVRSSGQPSVSDTESNIKFEVLTDTREMAETIADRIAIKYFNDYAGIAYICDAEVLYAHTFCGPDGC, from the coding sequence ATGGCTAAGCCAGCCAAAAAGCTCGTCATCGTCACGGAAAAGTTGCTGCTAAAAAAGATCGCCAAGATCATCGATGAAGCCGGAGCGACCGGTTATACGGTGCTAGAAACTGGCGGTAAAGGTAGTCGCAACGTGCGATCGTCGGGACAACCCAGCGTTTCTGACACCGAGTCCAATATAAAGTTCGAGGTGCTGACCGACACGCGGGAAATGGCCGAGACGATCGCCGATCGCATCGCAATCAAGTATTTCAACGATTATGCAGGTATTGCCTATATCTGTGACGCGGAGGTACTGTACGCCCACACCTTCTGCGGACCAGACGGCTGTTAA
- a CDS encoding diguanylate cyclase domain-containing protein produces the protein MGSRCPVFPRTFPSTGDRGLTAIAQVLTQGVQRPGDLADRYGGEEFILILPRTSLRTATYVCQLILHQLKDLQIPHQGSQVNDPLTLSIGIATVVSQATFTSTWLLGRADTALYQAKAQGRNRMIASTEVLPKGY, from the coding sequence ATGGGATCCCGCTGTCCGGTCTTCCCCAGGACCTTTCCCTCAACGGGCGATCGCGGCCTGACAGCCATTGCCCAAGTTTTAACCCAAGGGGTGCAACGTCCGGGGGATTTGGCCGATCGCTATGGGGGAGAGGAATTTATCCTGATATTGCCCCGCACGTCCCTGCGGACAGCGACCTATGTTTGCCAGCTCATTCTGCACCAGCTTAAGGATCTCCAGATCCCCCACCAAGGATCCCAGGTCAACGATCCCCTCACCCTCAGCATCGGCATTGCTACCGTGGTTTCCCAGGCTACTTTTACCAGTACCTGGTTATTGGGCCGTGCTGATACCGCCCTCTACCAAGCTAAGGCCCAAGGCCGTAACCGCATGATTGCCAGTACCGAGGTCCTTCCTAAAGGTTACTAA
- a CDS encoding sodium-dependent bicarbonate transport family permease: MGFLSDFLTRFLTQLQSPTLGFLIGGIIVAALGSELAIPDAAYKFIVFMLLMKVGLTGGQGIRDSNLTEILLPALFAVATGILIVFIGRYTLCKMPKVKIEDGIATAGLFGAVSGSTLAAALTLLETQGITYEPWAAALYPFMDIPALVTAIVLAGIHTSKQNRKKYLQNEQYLNEMGSTTQGQPNTRRGITNDRVKIWPIVKESLQGSALSALLLGLVLGLLTNPESVYESFYSPLFTGLLSVLMLVMGMEAAARLQELRTVGLWYALYAFVSPLAHGFIAFGLGMVAHYITGFSLGGVVILAVIAASSSDISGPPTLRAGIPSANPSAYIGASTAVGTPVAIALAIPIFIGLAQALGG; encoded by the coding sequence GTGGGTTTTTTATCTGATTTTCTGACGCGCTTCCTGACGCAGTTGCAGTCCCCGACACTCGGCTTTCTGATTGGTGGCATTATCGTTGCCGCCCTCGGTAGCGAACTGGCAATTCCCGATGCGGCCTATAAGTTCATCGTCTTCATGCTGCTGATGAAAGTCGGCCTGACCGGTGGCCAGGGAATCCGCGACTCCAATCTGACGGAGATTCTGTTACCGGCCCTGTTCGCCGTGGCAACAGGTATCCTGATCGTGTTCATTGGGCGCTACACGTTGTGCAAGATGCCCAAGGTTAAAATCGAGGATGGCATTGCGACTGCGGGCTTATTCGGTGCCGTCAGTGGCTCGACCCTTGCTGCTGCCCTGACACTACTGGAAACCCAAGGCATCACATACGAACCTTGGGCCGCTGCACTCTATCCCTTCATGGACATCCCCGCCCTGGTGACTGCGATCGTCTTGGCCGGCATTCATACCAGCAAGCAGAATCGCAAAAAATACCTCCAAAATGAGCAATATCTCAACGAGATGGGCAGTACCACACAAGGGCAACCCAACACTCGTCGCGGTATCACCAACGATCGGGTCAAAATATGGCCCATCGTCAAGGAAAGCCTCCAGGGATCTGCGCTATCGGCACTGCTGCTAGGTCTCGTCCTAGGTCTGCTGACCAATCCGGAAAGTGTCTATGAAAGCTTCTACAGTCCCCTGTTCACCGGTCTGCTTTCGGTACTGATGCTGGTCATGGGTATGGAGGCCGCTGCAAGACTTCAAGAGTTGCGTACAGTGGGTCTGTGGTACGCCTTATATGCCTTTGTCAGTCCGCTGGCCCATGGGTTCATCGCCTTCGGTCTCGGCATGGTTGCCCACTACATCACAGGATTCAGCCTTGGCGGCGTTGTGATCCTAGCCGTCATCGCCGCCTCCAGTTCCGACATCTCAGGGCCGCCCACCTTACGAGCCGGTATTCCATCGGCCAATCCCTCTGCCTACATCGGCGCATCTACTGCCGTTGGCACACCGGTTGCCATTGCCTTGGCTATACCCATCTTCATCGGGCTGGCCCAAGCACTGGGCGGCTGA
- a CDS encoding Uma2 family endonuclease has product MTTVAQRFTLADYLAHCDGTDTNYELHQGELIPMALGTGWHGDIADRLNTEFRREIERLSLPWVSRQLAIGLQSPRGSRWDTCRIPDLVVLPQAQWQTLKGKEAVITLDQDPPLLVVEVVSESTKITDYRHKQVEYSYLSIPEYWIVDPLTEKVSILVLVEGMYDVEGFQGDQPLRSATFPHLHLSPAQILDAQG; this is encoded by the coding sequence ATGACTACCGTTGCCCAGCGCTTCACCTTAGCGGACTACCTCGCCCACTGTGACGGCACCGACACAAACTATGAACTCCACCAAGGAGAACTGATCCCCATGGCCCTAGGAACCGGATGGCACGGCGACATTGCCGATCGCCTGAACACTGAGTTTCGTCGGGAAATTGAACGACTCAGCCTACCTTGGGTTTCTCGCCAACTGGCGATCGGTCTACAGTCACCCCGGGGGAGCCGCTGGGATACTTGTCGCATCCCCGATCTGGTGGTGCTACCCCAGGCCCAGTGGCAAACCCTCAAGGGAAAAGAGGCCGTGATTACCTTAGATCAGGATCCGCCGTTACTGGTGGTGGAAGTGGTCAGTGAATCGACAAAAATAACCGATTATCGCCATAAACAGGTTGAATATAGCTATTTGAGCATTCCAGAATATTGGATTGTCGATCCCCTAACGGAAAAAGTCAGCATCCTGGTGCTGGTGGAGGGCATGTATGACGTTGAGGGGTTCCAGGGAGACCAGCCACTGCGATCGGCCACCTTCCCCCACCTGCACCTCAGCCCCGCCCAGATTTTGGATGCCCAAGGTTGA
- the rpmF gene encoding 50S ribosomal protein L32: MAVPKKKTSKSRRNKRRATWTRKAFFAAQKAMSQGKSILTGRATGFVYPGAEDDDDEDEA, from the coding sequence ATGGCTGTTCCTAAGAAGAAAACATCGAAAAGTCGTCGTAATAAGCGTCGCGCCACCTGGACTCGCAAGGCATTCTTTGCTGCTCAGAAAGCAATGTCCCAAGGGAAGTCTATTTTAACCGGACGGGCCACAGGCTTTGTCTATCCCGGCGCTGAGGATGACGACGACGAGGACGAAGCATAG
- a CDS encoding AAA family ATPase, which produces MHLKKIEVHNFRALRNIEIDFELELHRRIFPVGSLNGGGKSTLLQLTFILLHCSVSQDPDQLNFVKNLLSSFRVGTSDSLQELAAFTLVENKKEYCIRFYACQDTFIRTFLPSEIDELSSTSSLCFSSVVDLQKNKEKIQNLESEIEALERSIRQFDKLSMIEDPEIRLNRISLELSELRGIGIRLPRRTLRAAGFTTSSQYTKSVPLEDIQEELQDLLDIKKINLSTAQAEDDKLGTAVDLVNRCLKEKKLNYVTNYYVSQQETDESLLYKVDGFDKQDAHDLLKSIASKIFLAAPSTHIYLFLSQEERLSIFKTQAAKESRYFQALDDVKAKLDIFLSTYDFFETRFLIDLFTQARDKDFQYAIEKQGSYGDNYQNLLSEINSILPGKSINVTADLSQVTFTMTIDSEKHSILPEDLSHGELKKLNIYTWLRTYGIKDAIVLMDEPEIALHPDWQYNLPNDLWDWEPSNQYILATHSYEICQALTPQNIKEIEPKLLKDEH; this is translated from the coding sequence ATGCATCTTAAAAAAATTGAAGTCCATAACTTTAGAGCATTAAGAAATATCGAAATCGATTTTGAGCTTGAATTGCATCGGCGTATTTTTCCTGTTGGCAGCCTTAATGGAGGCGGTAAAAGTACCCTACTCCAGTTAACTTTTATTCTACTGCACTGTTCCGTGAGTCAGGATCCTGATCAATTAAATTTTGTCAAGAATCTACTGTCTAGTTTTCGAGTCGGAACCAGTGATAGCTTGCAGGAGCTGGCAGCATTCACCCTGGTTGAGAACAAGAAAGAATATTGTATTCGATTCTATGCCTGTCAAGACACATTTATTAGAACATTTCTACCTAGTGAGATTGATGAACTTTCCAGTACCAGTTCACTTTGTTTTTCCAGTGTTGTTGACTTGCAGAAAAATAAGGAGAAAATACAAAATTTAGAATCTGAAATTGAAGCCTTAGAAAGGAGTATACGTCAGTTTGATAAACTATCAATGATTGAAGATCCAGAGATACGCCTTAACAGAATTAGTCTTGAGCTGTCTGAACTTAGAGGAATTGGTATACGGTTGCCACGACGAACCCTCAGAGCTGCCGGATTCACGACATCATCTCAGTATACTAAAAGTGTACCCCTGGAAGATATTCAGGAAGAATTACAAGATCTATTGGATATTAAGAAAATCAATCTATCAACGGCACAAGCTGAAGATGATAAATTGGGAACTGCTGTTGATCTTGTCAATCGTTGTCTAAAAGAGAAGAAGTTAAACTATGTGACTAACTACTATGTTAGTCAGCAAGAAACAGATGAATCACTACTGTATAAAGTTGATGGGTTTGATAAACAAGATGCCCATGATTTATTAAAATCTATTGCAAGCAAGATATTCCTAGCCGCACCTTCAACCCATATCTATTTATTTTTGTCCCAGGAAGAAAGATTGTCGATTTTCAAGACCCAAGCCGCTAAGGAGTCACGCTATTTTCAAGCCTTAGATGATGTCAAAGCTAAGCTTGATATCTTTTTAAGTACTTACGATTTTTTTGAAACTCGCTTTTTAATTGATTTATTTACGCAAGCTAGAGATAAAGATTTCCAGTATGCCATTGAAAAGCAAGGATCCTATGGGGATAACTACCAAAATCTTTTGTCTGAAATAAATTCTATTCTCCCTGGCAAGTCTATCAATGTTACAGCCGACCTGTCTCAGGTGACTTTTACGATGACGATCGACTCTGAGAAGCATAGTATTTTGCCCGAAGACTTAAGCCATGGTGAGCTAAAAAAGCTTAACATTTATACTTGGTTAAGAACCTACGGTATCAAGGATGCGATCGTCCTGATGGATGAGCCTGAAATTGCACTACATCCAGACTGGCAATATAATTTACCTAATGACTTGTGGGATTGGGAGCCAAGCAACCAGTACATTCTTGCAACCCATTCCTATGAGATTTGTCAGGCTCTCACCCCCCAAAACATTAAGGAAATCGAACCTAAACTCTTAAAAGATGAACATTAA
- a CDS encoding DUF3226 domain-containing protein codes for MANYLIVESKNDQYFIKALVKQINASIDHIKLIYINEYEPLQGLDHQKLKDVLSNLKAAAQRGKVDRVGIILDLDQETEDNRLQLVNQCLAAVFENTAELQKTCEFIHLEQESPDFSIQMACYFTHVQGQGELETLLKSIKTKPSPYADCLQAWRECLATQGKPISDKEFDKLWVAQYIRWDTCTRKERKQAERKCSMAAFKYVMEDKTDIWDWSHAALDGLKQFLQLFSE; via the coding sequence ATGGCAAATTACTTAATCGTAGAAAGCAAGAATGATCAGTATTTTATTAAGGCTTTGGTGAAGCAGATCAATGCTTCGATCGATCATATTAAACTAATTTATATTAATGAGTATGAACCGCTACAAGGTCTTGATCATCAAAAGCTTAAAGATGTCCTCAGCAATCTCAAGGCGGCGGCACAAAGGGGGAAGGTTGATCGGGTGGGGATCATTCTTGATCTTGACCAAGAAACAGAAGACAACCGATTACAGCTTGTCAACCAGTGCCTTGCTGCTGTTTTTGAGAATACGGCAGAGCTTCAAAAAACCTGTGAGTTCATTCACCTAGAACAGGAATCACCCGACTTTTCAATTCAGATGGCTTGCTATTTCACTCACGTTCAGGGTCAGGGAGAACTCGAAACCCTGCTGAAAAGCATCAAAACGAAGCCTTCTCCCTACGCAGACTGCTTACAAGCTTGGCGTGAATGCTTGGCAACACAGGGTAAACCCATCAGTGATAAGGAATTTGATAAACTTTGGGTTGCTCAATACATTCGTTGGGACACCTGTACCCGTAAAGAACGGAAGCAAGCCGAAAGAAAATGTAGTATGGCCGCTTTTAAGTATGTGATGGAAGATAAGACCGATATTTGGGATTGGAGTCATGCCGCCCTAGACGGACTGAAACAATTTTTGCAGTTATTTTCAGAGTAA